The genomic stretch ACAAGGGATTATACTGTAAAAAAATCATCATATAATAAGTTTAGACAAATAAATAAGTATTTAGAAATTATTGATAATACCATAGATGAAATATTAGAAAAAGGTTTAATAAAAGATAAAATAAATGTATTAGATTTTGGTTGTGGTAAATCATATTTAACATTTGCCCTATATTATTACTTAGAAAATTATAGAAAAGAATTAGAGTTTAATATTATAGGTTTAGATTTAAAAGAAGACGTAATAAAAATGTGTAGTGATTTAGCATTAAAATTAAACTATAATAATATTAAGTTTATAAATCAAGACATTAAAGATTTTAATGGTTCAAGTGTTGACTTAGTAATATCATTACATGCATGTAATAATGCAACAGATTATAGTATATTAAAAGCATTAGAATTAGATGCTAAGGCTTTTTTAGCAGTTCCATGTTGTCATAATGAATTTTATAATACTATAAATTTAAGTAAAGAATTAAAGTTTTTAGAAAAAGATAAAATAATATTAGAAAAATTTAGTGCATTAGCAACTGATTCATATAGAGCAGCAGCGATAGAACTTTGTGGCTATAAGGCAAGTATAAGTGAGTTTATAGATATAGAGTATACTCCTAAAAACCTACTTATAAAGGCAATAAAGGGAAATAAAAAAATAGATAAAAAAAGATATGAAGTTATTAAAAAAAGTTTAGGTATTAATCCTTTACTTGAAAAATTGATAAGTAAATATTTTAAATAGAATATATTTTTTAGAAATATGATAATAATTTTAAAATAATATGATTAAATTATATTATTACATGATTATATCATATTTTTTTTTTAAAATTTTTAATATATAATATATAATATAAAACAAAGATAGAAAGCGAGAGATGAAATGAGAAAGAAATTATTAGGATTAATGTTGGTATCGGTTTTAGCAGTGGCTTGTAATTCAAATGATACAAAAGAAAGTGTTAATGCAACTGATAAAATGCATGTTATGAAAGCGGAAGAAAATCATTCAATGAGTGAAATGAAAAAAGAAATGAGTCCTTTTTCAACATTAGAAGATGGAACATTAGTAGATAGTGAAAATTTAATGACTCTATATACTTTTGATAATGATAAAGAAAATGAATCAGTATGTGACGGAGATTGTGCTGAAAAATGGCCCCCTTATTTAGTTAAAAATAAAGAAATGATGATGATGACAGATGAAATTAGTATAGTAAATCGTAAAGATGGAAGTATGCAATGGGCATATAAAGGAAAACCTCTATA from Oceanivirga salmonicida encodes the following:
- a CDS encoding COG4315 family predicted lipoprotein, producing MRKKLLGLMLVSVLAVACNSNDTKESVNATDKMHVMKAEENHSMSEMKKEMSPFSTLEDGTLVDSENLMTLYTFDNDKENESVCDGDCAEKWPPYLVKNKEMMMMTDEISIVNRKDGSMQWAYKGKPLYFWSGDEKSGDKNGENLGNVWHTVKYTK
- a CDS encoding class I SAM-dependent methyltransferase — its product is MYLIENIGKYLYNFKQILIKTNHKEYILNLKKDKYNCKVKKSEVKENLILEHNKNKKYILNENDEIDFLVSLGIMTRDYTVKKSSYNKFRQINKYLEIIDNTIDEILEKGLIKDKINVLDFGCGKSYLTFALYYYLENYRKELEFNIIGLDLKEDVIKMCSDLALKLNYNNIKFINQDIKDFNGSSVDLVISLHACNNATDYSILKALELDAKAFLAVPCCHNEFYNTINLSKELKFLEKDKIILEKFSALATDSYRAAAIELCGYKASISEFIDIEYTPKNLLIKAIKGNKKIDKKRYEVIKKSLGINPLLEKLISKYFK